From a single Brassica napus cultivar Da-Ae chromosome C9, Da-Ae, whole genome shotgun sequence genomic region:
- the LOC106427857 gene encoding glucomannan 4-beta-mannosyltransferase 2-like produces the protein MDGVTPKFVLPETFDGVKMEITGQLGMIWELVKAPVIVPLLQLAVYICLLMSLMLLCERVYMGIVIVLVKLFWKKPHKRYKFEPIQDDEELGSSNFPVVLVQIPMFNEREVYKLSIGSASGLSWPSDRLVIQVLDDSTDPTVKQMVEMECQRWASKGINIRYQIRENRVGYKAGALKEGLKRSYVKHCEYVVIFDADFQPEPDFLRRSIPFLVHNPNIALVQARWRFVNSDECLLTRMQEMSLDYHFTVEQEVGSSTHAFFGFNGTAGIWRIAAINEAGGWKDRTTVEDMDLAVRASLRGWKFLYLGDLQVKSELPSTFRAFRFQQHRWSCGPANLFRKMVMEIIRNKKVRFWKKVYVIYSFFFVRKVIAHWVTFCFYCVVLPLTILVPEVKVPIWGSVYIPSIITVLNSVGTPRSIHLLFYWILFENVMSLHRTKATLIGLFEAGRANEWVVTAKLGSAQSAKGNTKGLKKFPRIFKLPDRLNTLELGFAAFLFVCGCYDYVHGKNNYFIYLFLQTMSFFISGLGWIGTYVPN, from the exons ATGGATGGTGTTACACCGAAGTTTGTGTTGCCGGAGACATTCGACGGCGTGAAGATGGAGATCACAGGCCAACTAGGCATGATCTGGGAGCTTGTTAAGGCCCCGGTGATTGTCCCTCTTCTTCAGCTAGCGGTTTACATCTGCTTGCTAATGTCTCTCATGCTGTTATGTGAGAGGGTTTACATGGGAATCGTCATCGTCCTCGTCAAGCTCTTCTGGAAAAAACCTCACAAACGCTACAAGTTCGAGCCCATTCAAGATGATGAAGAGCTTGGAAGCTCTAATTTCCCTGTGGTCCTCGTCCAAATCCCCATGTTCAACGAACGAGAG GTTTACAAGCTATCAATAGGATCAGCGAGTGGACTATCGTGGCCGTCCGATCGTCTCGTGATTCAAGTGTTGGATGACTCAACAGATCCTACTGTTAAG CAAATGGTGGAGATGGAGTGTCAAAGATGGGCAAGTAAAGGAATCAATATAAGGTATCAAATCAGGGAGAATAGAGTTGGGTACAAGGCCGGTGCGTTGAAGGAAGGACTCAAACGCAGTTATGTCAAACATTGCGAGTATGTTGTTATCTTCGACGCTGATTTTCAGCCTGAACCTGATTTTCTTCGCCGCAGCATCCCATTTCTCGTCCACAATCCCAACATTGCCCTCGTCCAGGCTCGATGGAGATTCG TGAATTCTGATGAATGCTTATTGACAAGGATGCAAGAAATGTCGCTGGACTACCATTTCACTGTTGAGCAAGAAGTCGGTTCATCAACACATGCTTTCTTCGGCTTCAAcg GAACCGCCGGAATATGGAGAATAGCGGCGATAAATGAAGCCGGCGGGTGGAAAGATAGGACCACCGTGGAAGACATGGACCTCGCTGTCCGAGCAAGTCTCCGTGGCTGGAAATTTCTCTACCTCGGTGACCTTCAG GTGAAAAGTGAGCTACCAAGTACTTTTAGGGCCTTCCGTTTCCAGCAACATAGATGGTCTTGTGGACCTGCAAATCTCTTTAGGAAAATGGTTATGGAGATCATTAGAAACAAg AAAGTGAGGTTCTGGAAGAAAGTGTATGTGATCTACAGCTTCTTCTTTGTGAGGAAAGTCATTGCACATTGGGTCACATTTTGTTTCTACTGCGTTGTTCTTCCTCTCACCATTCTTGTCCCTGAAGTTAAAGTTCCAATTTGGGGTTCCGTTTACATCCCTTCCATCATCACTGTCCTCAACTCCGTGGGCACTCCCAG GTCGATCCATCTGCTATTCTATTGGATTCTATTCGAGAATGTGATGTCGCTGCATCGGACAAAGGCCACTCTCATTGGTCTGTTTGAGGCAGGTAGAGCTAACGAATGGGTCGTGACTGCTAAGCTTGGAAGCGCTCAAAGCGCTAAAGGGAATACAAAAGGGCTTAAAAAGTTCCCAAGAATCTTCAAACTGCCTGATCG ATTGAATACATTGGAGCTAGGATTTGCGGCGTTCTTGTTCGTGTGTGGATGCTATGACTATGTGCACGGGAAGAACAATTACTTCATCTACTTGTTTCTTCAGACCATGTCATTCTTCATCAGTGGGCTTGGCTGGATTGGGACATATGTCCCGAATTAG
- the LOC106427797 gene encoding histone deacetylase HDT2 has translation MEFWGAEVKAGMPLKVRPQVDHLIHLSQATIDGAKKGESGLLYVNIDWNKYVIGTLSQDHIPQISFDLVFEQEFELSHSLSQGSVHFVGYKSPNIDQEDYPSDSEEGEVLAVPATSNVVKADSKPKAKPAEVKPESDEDEDDESEEEEDDSEDDGPDPEKVMEVDEDEEEDSEEEEAPKQPAPSNKRTATASVSKTPVPAKKTKTAVAATPQKTEEKKKKGGHAATPHPAKKGGKNANQNPKSGGQSSGGNNKQGNKGKGKVKGRA, from the exons ATGGAATTTTGGG GAGCTGAAGTAAAGGCTGGGATGCCTCTTAAAGTGAGGCCTCAAGTAGACCATCTTATCCACTTGTCTCAG GCAACAATTGATGGAGCCAAAAAGGGAGAATCAGGTCTCTTGTACGTGAATATTGATTGGAATAAATATGTCATTGGAACACTCTCTCAAGACCACATTCCTCAGATTAGCTTTGACCTCGTCTTCGAGCAGGAGTTTGAGCTCTCTCACTCTCTGTCTCAAGGAAGTGTCCACTTTGTTGGCTACAAATCTCCCAACATCGATCAAGAGGACTACCCTTCTGATTCTGAAGAGGGGGAGGTGCTGGCAGTTCCTGCTACTTCTAATGTAGTCAAGGCTGACTCGAAACCAAAGGCCAAGCCTGCTGAAGTGAAGCCTGAGTCAGACGAGGATGAGGATGATGAgtctgaggaggaggaggatgattCTGAAGATGATGGACCCGACCCTGAGAAAGTG ATGGAGGTTGAcgaggatgaagaagaggacTCTGAAGAAGAGGAGGCCCCTAAGCAG CCTGCGCCAAGCAACAAGAGGACGGCGACTGCATCTGTTTCCAAAACACCTGTCCCTGCAAAGAAGACGAAAACAGCAGTAGCAGCCACTCCTCAGAAGACAG aagagaagaagaagaagggcgGGCACGCAGCTACACCACACCCAGCTAAAAAGGGTGGAAAGAATGCTAACCAGAATCCAAAATCTGGAGGTCAATCATCCGGTGGTAACAACAA GCAAGGGAACAAGGGCAAGGGAAAAGTAAAGGGCAGAGCCTAA
- the LOC106427846 gene encoding protein TIC 100, translating into MANNDDDSPELTESQPQNDSPSDEEEEDQKSPNANSDEEPGSDSDSGSDSDSSSEGEPERETDGFNYIRPSDLPPDPNTTPETNIRRFNRVLEGKRVKRIQEEEERKYKFYEDLFDFPKDPERWKEEDLREVWADAPPEMTKPGWDPVWAEEEDWEVVNEEIQEGRDPGIQPFYVPYRKPYPAIPDNHYDIDTPKAVVEELDRIEEFLQWVSYIFPDGSSYEGTVWDDLAQGKGVYIAENGLVRYEGEWLQNDMEGHGVVEVDIPDIEPMPGSKLEEKMRAEGRIIKRDYMSPEDRKWLEMDVEDSVALTDGNYQVPYYENEEWITQFGEKPEKGRYRYAGQWKHGRMHGCGVYEVNERILYGRFYFGELLEEEHGCTVDICALHSGLAEVAAAKARMFVNKPDGMVREERGPYGDPQHAYFYEEDDVWMAPGFINQFYEVPEYWETYVEEVDQEREMWLNSFYKAPLRLPMPAELEHWWQNVEVTPEFVLLNKEPEPDPEDPSKLVQTEDPVILHTPTGRIINYVEDEKHGVRLFWQPPLEEGEDVDPSKVEFLPLGFDEFYGKEVAVKKEHPVKRFVLGIEKAVKPMLDGIEKWTEEKKKENEERKEMLEKELELVEAEICLEEAIEDMDEVLKMKEQEEEKKTEMGLAEEEDDEDVVVVPVYKEEKVVVTPKEKIQEKKQEDEPKDDDSDDDEDDDSDDDNDDGPSSFGSVDKRRSSPFSATSLSFASCSLFPAVQSRLESSFLAWKKHRAEPSKLIPGINKDADKNASASIHFPPLSSNKAGLKMGEVSNPGCVQRSSRSQSQLLSLSRLLSSSASCSSHDRSSGEDQGWLWKTPVGEMDSVLSLQVQTKRSNLFAETPALS; encoded by the exons ATGGCTAACAACGACGACGATTCACCCGAACTCACCGAGTCACAGCCGCAAAATGACTCCCCGagcgatgaagaagaagaagaccaaaAATCCCCCAATGCTAACTCGGACGAAGAACCCGGCTCGGACTCGGACTCGGGCTCGGACTCGGACTCATCCTCCGAAGGCGAACCGGAACGCGAAACCGACGGCTTCAACTACATCCGGCCAAGCGACCTACCACCCGACCCGAACACAACACCGGAGACCAACATCCGGCGGTTCAACCGCGTGCTGGAGGGGAAGCGCGTGAAGCGGAtccaggaggaggaggagaggaagTACAAGTTCTACGAGGACCTCTTCGACTTCCCGAAGGACCCCGAGCGGTGGAAGGAGGAGGATCTGAGGGAGGTGTGGGCGGACGCGCCGCCGGAGATGACGAAGCCGGGGTGGGACCCGGTGTgggcggaggaggaggattgGGAGGTGGTGAACGAGGAGATTCAGGAAGGGAGGGATCCTGGGATTCAGCCTTTCTATGTCCCCTATAGGAAGCCGTACCCGGCGATTCCGGATAATCACTATGATATTGATACTCCTAAGGCTGTTGTTGAGGAGCTTGATAGGATTGAGGAGTTTCTTCAGTGGGTCAGCTACATCTTCCCTGATGGCAGCTC GTATGAAGGCACAGTATGGGATGACTTGGCTCAAGGAAAAGGTGTTTACATTGCTGAAAACGGGCTTGTGAG GTATGAGGGTGAATGGCTTCAGAATGATATGGAAGGTCATGGGGTTGTTGAAGTTGATATCCCTGACATTGAGCCCATGCCAGGTTCCAA GCTTGAAGAGAAGATGCGTGCTGAAGGAAGGATTATCAAGAGAGATTATATGTCTCCAGAAGACAGGAAGTGGTTGGAAATGGATGTCGAGGACAGTGTTGCGCTAACTGATGGGAATTACCAAGTTCCTTACTATGAAAACGAAGAGTGGATCACTCAGTTTGGCGAAAAACC GGAGAAAGGTCGGTATCGCTATGCTGGTCAATGGAAGCATGGTAGAATGCATGGGTGTGGTGTCTACGAAGTTAACGAGCGCATCCTATAT GGTAGATTCTACTTTGGAGAGCTATTGGAGGAGGAGCATGGCTGTACCGTAGATATTTGTGCG CTGCATTCTGGTTTGGCGGAGGTTGCTGCAGCTAAGGCTCGAATGTTTGTAAACAAACCCGATGGAA TGGTTAGAGAAGAAAGGGGCCCATACGGTGATCCTCAACATGCTTACTTttatgaagaagatgatgtgtGGATGGCGCCAGGTTTCATCAACCAGTTTTACGAA gtacCTGAGTATTGGGAGACCTATGTAGAGGAAGTGGATCAAGAAAGGGAAATGTGGTTGAACTCTTTTTACAAAGCTCCTTTGAGGTTACCAATGCCTGCTGAGCTCGAACATTGGTGGCAAAACG TGGAGGTGACACCAGAGTTTGTGTTACTGAACAAAGAACCCGAACCTGATCCAGAAGATCCTTCGAAACTTGTCCAAACGGAAGACCCTGTTATTCTACATACACCAACCGGTCGGATAATCAACTACGTAGAGGATGAGAAGCACGGCGTTCGACTATTCTGGCAGCCACCTCTGGAGGAAGGGGAAGATGTGGATCCTTCGAAAGTCGAGTTTTTGCCACTTGGGTTTGACGAGTTCTACGGGAAAGAAGTGGCGGTGAAAAAGGAACACCCGGTGAAGAGATTCGTGCTTGGAATCGAGAAAGCGGTGAAGCCGATGCTGGATGGAATAGAGAAATGgacagaggagaagaagaaagaaaacgaGGAGAGAAAGGAGATGCTGGAGAAGGAGCTCGAGCTAGTTGAAGCTGAGATTTGCTTAGAGGAAGCTATTGAGGATATGGATGAAGTGCTAAAGATGAAAGAAcaagaagaggaaaagaaaaCTGAAATGGGTTTGGCTGAAGAGGAGGATGATGAAGATGTGGTGGTTGTCCCGGTTTATAAAGAAGAGAAAGTTGTTGTCACTCCTAAAGAGAAGATACAAGAGAAGAAACAGGAAGATGAACCCAAAGACGATGATTCAGATGATGACGAGGACGATGATtcagatgatgataatgatgatggACCATCGAGTTTTGGATCTGTGGACAAACGTAGGAGCTCTCCTTTTTCAGCAACCTCGTTGTCTTTTGCTTCGTGCAGCCTCTTCCCGGCG GTACAATCAAGACTAGAAAGTTCATTCCTAGCATGGAAGAAACACCGAGCAGAACCATCAAAACTGATCCCAGGAATCAACAAAGATGCAGATAAGAATGCATCAGCTTCAATCCATTTCCCCCCATTGTCCAGCAACAAAGCTGGCTTGAAGATGGGGGAGGTATCGAACCCGGGTTGTGTCCAGAGAAGCTCAAGATCTCAGTCTCAGTTATTGTCTCTGTCACGTCTACTATCTTCCAGTGCGTCATGTTCTTCTCATGATAGAAGCTCCGGTGAAGATCAAGGTTGGCTGTGGAAGACACCGGTTGGGGAAATGGACTCGGTATTGTCGCTTCAGGTTCAGACAAAGCGTTCCAATTTGTTTGCAGAGACTCCGGCTTTGTCTTGA